The following are from one region of the Nicotiana tabacum cultivar K326 chromosome 3, ASM71507v2, whole genome shotgun sequence genome:
- the LOC107776366 gene encoding GDSL esterase/lipase At1g29670-like: protein MAYCVKIWFTLAITFLVLNLKTLVEGAPQVPCYFIFGDSLLDNGNNNDLDTAAKANYAPYGVDFRDGPTGRFTNGRNTADFLAELLDFDHYIPPFASAEGSEILEGVNYASGSAGIRNDSGSHLGDRIYLGRQLENHKVTISRVADLLGNTTAAKKHLNKCLFIVGIGSNDYINNYLMPETYPSSHLYTPSQYATALIEQYSQHLRTLYEDGARKVALFGLGRIGCIPDELQKHNTRRCVSSTNDAIQLFNSNLKSLVDNLNTNFPDAKFTYINMYSISSITDTFSVLNRPCCEVSETMPEGQCVPGETPCLLRGIYFFYDNFHPTETANMIATNRAYNSLLSSDAYPMDIRHLVRNKNVYDE, encoded by the exons ATGGCTTATTGTGTTAAGATATGGTTCACATTAGCAATAACATTCTTAGTCTTGAACTTAAAAACACTTGTTGAAGGTGCACCACAAGTACCTTGCTACTTCATCTTTGGAGACTCGTTACTTGATAATGGAAATAACAACGATCTTGACACAGCAGCAAAGGCTAATTACGCACCTTATGGGGTTGACTTTCGTGATGGCCCTACTGGCCGATTCACCAATGGCCGCAATACGGCAGACTTCCTAG CGGAACTCCTGGATTTTGATCACTACATTCCACCTTTTGCAAGTGCAGAAGGTAGTGAGATCTTGGAAGGTGTTAATTATGCATCTGGTTCAGCTGGAATTCGCAATGATAGCGGAAGTCATCTT GGTGATCGGATTTACTTGGGCAGGCAATTGGAGAATCATAAAGTCACAATTTCCCGTGTTGCTGATTTACTAGGGAATACAACCGCAGCAAAAAAGCACTTGAATAAGTGCCTCTTTATTGTGGGAATAGGGAGCAATGACTATATCAACAACTACTTGATGCCCGAAACCTATCCCTCAAGTCATTTGTACACACCAAGCCAATATGCAACTGCCTTGatagaacaatattcacaacatCTGAGG ACTTTATATGAAGATGGTGCAAGGAAAGTTGCTCTATTTGGATTAGGCCGAATAGGTTGCATCCCAGACGAGTTGCAAAAACACAATACACGTAGATGTGTGAGTTCAACAAATGATGCAATTCAACTATTCAACAGCAACCTAAAGTCTCTTGTAGATAATCTTAACACCAATTTTCCAGACGCAAAATTCACATATATAAACATGTACAGCATTTCATCAATCACTG ATACCTTTAGTGTGTTGAATCGTCCATGCTGTGAAGTTTCGGAAACCATGCCTGAAGGGCAATGCGTTCCAGGAGAAACTCCATGTTTGCTTAGGGGAATATATTTTTTCTATGATAATTTTCATCCCACAGAGACTGCCAATATGATCGCGACCAACAGAGCTTATAATTCTCTTCTATCGTCTGATGCCTATCCTATGGATATCCGTCACTTGGTCAGGAACAAAAATGTGTATGATGAGTAA